From a region of the Helianthus annuus cultivar XRQ/B chromosome 5, HanXRQr2.0-SUNRISE, whole genome shotgun sequence genome:
- the LOC110901888 gene encoding uncharacterized protein LOC110901888 — MPKYAKFLKDLLKRKERIGEFSNIPLTGGCSAVVLNKLPEKLTDPGTFTIPCFFGGAVTPAHALADLGAIINLMPFSLYEKLGLGELTPTRMSLSLADRSVKYPRGVVENLLVKVDKFVFPVDFVVLDMEADERVPIILGRPFLRTAKAIIDVFDGKISLRAGDEIVTFEIDRAMQHPGGRDDDSGPCHSVYFLNSFISCVDTCFEYISGADLVGEGVVDEHEEEKVQEVKEEQLDEDDELWVLETLELNEISDESTPVEI; from the coding sequence ATGCCTAAGTACGCTAAATTTCTCAAAGATCTTTTGAAGCGCAAGGAGAGGATTGGGGAGTTTTCGAATATTCCATTGACAGGAGGTTGTTCCGCGGTAGTCTTGAATAAGCTGCCAGAGAAATTAACCGATCCTGGTActttcacgattccatgtttcTTTGGGGGAGCCGTTACCCCCGCTCACGCTCTAGCCGATTTAGGGGCCATCATCAACCTGATGCCGTTTTCGTTGTACGAGAAGCTTGGTTTAGGAGAGTTGACGCCCACGCGTATGTCGCTGTCCTTGGCTGACCGATCAGTCAAGTATCCTCGTGGAGTAGTGGAGAATTTGTTGGTTAAGGTGGATAAGTTCGTCTTTCCGGTGGATTTCGTTGTGCTTGATATGGAGGCTGATGAGAGAGTTCCTATTATTCTGGGCCGTCCATTCCTGAGGACCGCAAAGGCGATCATCGACGTCTTTGACGGTAAGATTTCTCTTCGAGCTGGTGATGAGATTGTCACATTCGAGATTGATAGAGCGATGCAGCATCCTGGAGGTCGAGATGATGATAGCGGGCCATGTCATTCTGTTTACTTCCTGAATTCTTTCATATCTTGTGTCGACACGTGTTTCGAGTACATCAGTGGAGCTGATTTAGTAGGCGAGGGAGTTGTTGACGAGCATGAGGAAGAGAAAGTTCAGGAAGTCAAGGAGGAGCAGTTAGATGAGGATGATGAGTTATGGGTTCTTGAGACGTTGGAGCTCAACGAGATTAGTGATGAGAGTACTCCTGTAGagatttga